One segment of Urocitellus parryii isolate mUroPar1 chromosome 5, mUroPar1.hap1, whole genome shotgun sequence DNA contains the following:
- the LOC144254945 gene encoding olfactory receptor 13A1-like: MAANNHTAVVEIVLQGFSGDPWLQVFFSAFFLLLYLMALAGNVIIVMAIGLNPSLHTPMYFFLTNLALLDILCTSTVLPKLLEGLVATRSTISYGGCMAQLFFLTWFLGAELLLLTAMAYDRYVAICQPLHYQALMSWPICILLAGGVWVVSVVSTSVHTGLMARLYFCGPNQIRHFLCEVPTLLLLSCSPTMLNNVMIVIADVYFGVVNFLLTMLSYGCIIASIVRMRSAAGKRQAFSTCSSHLLVVTLYDSTVIYTYIRPGSGSSSGNGKVVALLYTVVTPP, from the coding sequence ATGGCAGCCAACAACCACACAGCTGTGGTGGAGATTGTCCTGCAGGGTTTCTCTGGAGACCCTTGGCTCCAGGTTTTCTTCTCagccttctttctcctcctgtaCCTCATGGCTCTGGCAGGAAATGTCATCATTGTCATGGCCATTGGCCTGAATCCAAGCCTTCATACCCCAATGTACTTCTTCCTCACAAACCTGGCCCTTCTGGACATCCTTTGCACGTCCACTGTCCTCCCCAAACTGCTGGAGGGCCTGGTGGCCACCCGGAGCACCATCTCCTATGGGGGCTGCATGGCCCAGCTTTTCTTTCTGACCTGGTTTCTGGGGGCTGagctgctgctgctcacagccatggcctatgaccgctatgtggccatctgccagccACTGCACTACCAAGCGCTGATGAGCTGGCCCATCTGCATCCTGCTGGCAGGCGGTGTGTGGGTGGTCAGCGTGGTGAGCACATCTGTACACACAGGCCTGATGGCACGACTCTATTTCTGTGGTCCCAATCAGATCCGCCACTTTCTATGTGAAGTCCCCACGCTGCTGCTACTGTCCTGCAGTCCAACTATGCTGAACAATGTCATGATTGTCATCGCAGATGTCTACTTCGGCGTGGTCAACTTCTTGCTCACCATGCTCTCCTATGGCTGCATCATCGCCAGCATTGTGCGCATGCGCTCAGCCGCTGGCAAACGccaggccttctccacctgctcctcccacctgctgGTGGTCACGCTGTACGACTCCACCGTCATCTACACCTACATCCGCCCAGGTTCTGGCTCCTCCTCAGGAAATGGCAAGGTGGTTGCTCTGCTGTACACAGTGGTCACCCCACCCTGA
- the LOC144255168 gene encoding olfactory receptor 13G1-like, with product MNQTLVTEFTILGFLEPPRLRALLFLGFLGLYLAALSGNLLIVVAICTSPALHTPMYFFLANLAAVDILCTSTILPQLLGSMVAGRTISYGGCMAQLFFFTWSMGAELLLFSAMAYDRFVASCQPLHYGARMGSRACALLAVAVWAISLTNTSVNTSLMLRLPLCKSGVVEHFFCETPPLLRLSCAPTRLSEVMAFTADVFLAIGSFSVTMLSYGCIIASIVRMRSAAGKRKAFSTCSSHLLVVTLHDSTAIYTYIRPASSYSLRKDKVVSIIYTSVAPTLNPLIYTLRNKDVKVALGRLLCCC from the coding sequence ATGAACCAGACGCTGGTGACCGAGTTCACCATCCTGGGATTTTTGGAACCTCCTCGCCTGCGAGCACTACTCTTCCTGGGCTTCCTGGGCCTCTACTTGGCTGCCCTGTCGGGAAACCTGCTCATCGTGGTGGCCATCTGCACCAGCCCAGCTctgcacacccccatgtacttcttcctggcCAACCTGGCCGCAGTGGACATCCTCTGCACCTCCACCATTCTGCCCCAGCTGCTGGGCAGCATGGTGGCTGGCAGGACCATCTCCTATGGGGGCTGCATGGCGCAGCTCTTCTTCTTCACATGGTCAATGGGGGCAGAGCTGCTGCTTTTCTCagccatggcctatgaccgcttcGTGGCCAGCTGCCAGCCATTGCACTATGGTGCACGGATGGGCTCTCGGGCATGTGCTCTGCTGGCCGTGGCCGTGTGGGCCATCAGCCTCACCAACACCAGCGTGAACACGAGCCTCATGCTGCGCCTGCCACTCTGCAAGTCTGGCGTCGTTGAGCACTTCTTCTGCGAGACTCCCCCCCTGCTGAGGctgtcctgtgcccccacacgaCTGAGCGAGGTCATGGCCTTCACCGCGGACGTGTTCTTGGCCATAGGCAGCTTCTCGGTGACCATGCTCTCCTATGGCTGCATCATCGCCAGCATTGTGCGCATGCGCTCAGCAGCGGGCAAGcgcaaggccttctccacctgctcctcccacctgctgGTGGTCACGCTGCACGACTCCACCGCCATCTACACCTACATCCGCCCCGCGTCCAGCTACTCACTGCGCAAGGACAAGGTGGTGTCCATCATCTACACCTCTGTGGCGCCCACCCTGAACCCACTCATCTACACTCTGAGGAATAAGGACGTCAAAGTCGCACTCGGGAGACTTCTGTGCTGCTGCTGA